A section of the Candidatus Alcyoniella australis genome encodes:
- a CDS encoding AAA family ATPase, with product MSSPTSITRHSIESLLDELVSGRAITDEYGQDFQLNSPAARAVLDWYRTHPQNWSGNINSDIAKDLADSIDLQPPTLPPLPEAPSRTKGPIFRLLSVKAHRFAGIHRYGKPNEPPKDFEFEFDPNRQVLLIEGSNGSGKTSILSAICWALTGKVFRSQREPESVDDKRMLVSLENSVTSTSDDAIKCEVRPITPMPSAEVLQEKSQEPICLDTSVELTFGRQNGKKIVVRRAYKQNSAGRVQVVTSGIEDLGIDQMSLNIGTAMPGLIPYIHLGKSCDLGESVAELTGLSPLLDLTDHARRARVRFTGKLSNEADSRIADKDRAFSDQRSRLEKRTQDNPAISPGLEIPMPGDEETTMARLVALKSRFQELEMVAYHAAQDILTDSFDPANAESRRRLADEVGPAIGSLDVQHLASMRRLLDLSTLTEDDLSSAKSILDELVRDANRLVELSVRVEEAERLRLYAKLAAWMEDIPEERRRTDKCPVCGTALMDKIDSITGRDITDHLCRSLDGTEKFPETSPKRWEQAAINKLRSELPNLLVQEINRDLPGQPADLIRTGIVDELFQGPVFGGILASLRAPTEQFLTTSLSGLPRYNDPPRSVLHEPIATPFSELSDLIDRIRKAVAFAQWGMANTLAVSDVWNKTIGHFVLSDGPDAETSPGFLLGQLQKLNEMVKHAEPLKECIRDVDELRRTWEDRKSIVQLKERYRRAAIAVEELTGLRELVEGTIQSLLSTLDEQTRIWKKALFLPAIRGAPCLAKTSVSAKGALAVSVESEGSYALGEHVCNSSDLRATLLAFLLAFREHLLEKRGGLSLLLLDELQELFDPHNRRRVARTIATLVEKESQIVVTTNNNNFAWDIKSKAGRDCVDHRCIHPLNRVRSCLSLGLTLEDVKSKLRAFENPENKNKDKPAQKYLNCLRIFLENQLTDMFTSTYVRLPSRPSLSNSIDAIRSRIKSGIEPFNLQVFTILVGDQALTSGSEFLDLMNESHHGRNETITFNDVFTILTTCKRVHRNVDRAHEQCELWMLRDPPLAALNQPSGPTPVRVPSSRVPIVSDLAAFMGQELIPDETINGDEFSFEAFDHHAVYNINTHNFGFAGARGCKAIVDCADNARQADDSLVIALHRDSIYARRLARQDSRPEIVSLTSEAIDPRKRLPSLLLPTAEVRLLPVVGILFDDQPTSFQLRGEAVLEEYSPILERVDLVFRVSGDSASPLALDGQWLLGGKVVSPDQLADLKGRIVAISTSEGNYLKRIGNTLSGASHVRFFEPIGVHGESKLIVTEEDQDGFSMIPSLQSARLILGVIYEQAE from the coding sequence ATGTCTAGTCCAACTTCGATCACAAGACATTCGATAGAATCCTTGCTCGACGAGTTAGTAAGCGGCCGGGCTATAACCGACGAATACGGTCAGGACTTCCAGCTCAATTCGCCTGCCGCGCGGGCAGTACTCGATTGGTATCGAACGCACCCCCAGAATTGGTCAGGCAACATCAATAGTGATATCGCCAAGGACCTGGCCGATTCAATCGATCTACAGCCTCCTACGCTCCCACCTTTGCCAGAAGCACCGTCTCGGACGAAGGGCCCAATATTTCGTTTGCTCTCCGTGAAGGCGCATCGGTTCGCTGGCATTCACCGTTACGGCAAACCAAATGAACCACCTAAAGATTTCGAATTTGAATTTGATCCCAACCGGCAGGTCCTCTTAATCGAAGGTAGTAATGGTTCAGGGAAAACTTCAATCCTATCAGCCATCTGCTGGGCGTTAACGGGCAAAGTATTCCGATCACAACGAGAACCAGAGTCGGTTGATGATAAGCGCATGCTGGTCAGCCTGGAAAACTCTGTTACATCGACCTCCGATGACGCTATTAAGTGTGAAGTCCGACCAATAACGCCAATGCCATCGGCAGAGGTTCTTCAAGAGAAATCACAAGAGCCGATTTGCCTCGATACATCGGTTGAGCTCACGTTTGGGAGGCAAAACGGGAAAAAGATTGTAGTACGCCGCGCCTATAAGCAGAACAGCGCAGGCCGGGTGCAGGTTGTTACTAGCGGGATTGAGGATCTGGGCATCGACCAGATGTCGCTCAACATTGGGACTGCTATGCCGGGGCTTATCCCATACATCCACCTTGGGAAGTCTTGCGATTTGGGCGAATCAGTAGCCGAACTAACGGGGTTGAGCCCTCTTCTCGATTTAACGGACCACGCTCGGCGTGCGCGTGTTAGGTTTACTGGTAAATTATCCAATGAAGCCGATTCAAGAATTGCTGATAAGGATAGGGCTTTCTCTGATCAGCGATCGCGTCTTGAAAAACGCACCCAGGATAATCCAGCAATAAGTCCTGGGTTGGAAATACCAATGCCCGGGGACGAAGAGACCACGATGGCACGACTCGTCGCGCTTAAGTCCCGCTTCCAAGAACTAGAAATGGTGGCGTACCACGCTGCACAGGATATTCTCACTGACTCGTTCGACCCAGCTAATGCTGAATCGCGACGACGCCTTGCTGATGAAGTGGGCCCAGCGATCGGATCCTTGGACGTTCAACACCTTGCAAGCATGCGTCGACTGCTTGATCTGAGCACTCTAACTGAGGACGATCTTTCATCAGCAAAGAGCATTCTCGACGAATTGGTGCGGGACGCCAATCGGTTGGTTGAGCTCTCTGTGCGCGTAGAAGAGGCCGAGCGATTGCGCCTCTATGCAAAGCTGGCAGCCTGGATGGAGGATATCCCAGAAGAGCGTCGACGAACCGATAAATGTCCGGTTTGCGGTACAGCGTTGATGGATAAGATAGATTCGATAACCGGCCGCGACATTACGGACCATCTTTGCCGGTCGCTGGATGGCACCGAGAAATTTCCGGAGACGTCCCCAAAGCGTTGGGAACAAGCTGCGATAAACAAACTCCGAAGCGAGCTGCCCAATTTACTTGTTCAAGAGATCAATCGTGATCTTCCCGGCCAACCTGCTGATTTAATTAGGACTGGCATTGTCGATGAGCTTTTCCAGGGGCCGGTTTTCGGTGGCATCCTGGCTTCTCTTAGAGCACCAACGGAGCAGTTCCTAACGACATCCTTGTCCGGACTTCCAAGATACAATGACCCGCCTCGTAGCGTACTACACGAACCCATTGCCACACCCTTTAGTGAGTTGAGCGACTTGATTGACCGGATTCGCAAGGCCGTAGCCTTTGCACAATGGGGCATGGCGAATACTCTGGCTGTCTCGGATGTGTGGAATAAAACCATTGGTCATTTCGTGTTGTCCGATGGCCCAGATGCTGAGACAAGTCCGGGCTTTCTGCTGGGCCAATTGCAGAAACTTAACGAGATGGTCAAGCACGCGGAACCGCTTAAAGAGTGCATCCGTGATGTCGATGAATTAAGACGCACGTGGGAAGATCGCAAGAGCATTGTCCAGCTAAAAGAACGCTACCGCAGAGCTGCTATCGCAGTCGAGGAACTAACAGGCTTACGCGAGTTGGTAGAGGGTACGATTCAATCACTATTGTCAACCCTGGACGAGCAAACGCGTATATGGAAAAAGGCGCTGTTTCTTCCTGCGATTAGAGGCGCACCATGTCTGGCCAAAACAAGTGTAAGCGCTAAAGGGGCACTAGCAGTAAGCGTGGAATCTGAGGGGTCTTATGCTTTAGGTGAGCACGTGTGCAACTCGTCGGATCTTCGAGCAACGCTATTGGCTTTTCTTCTAGCCTTTCGAGAACATTTATTAGAAAAACGAGGGGGGCTATCGCTTCTTTTACTGGACGAGCTTCAGGAACTTTTTGATCCGCATAATCGTCGTAGGGTGGCAAGAACCATTGCAACTTTAGTTGAAAAGGAATCACAAATTGTAGTGACTACGAATAATAACAACTTTGCATGGGATATTAAGTCTAAGGCCGGCCGGGATTGCGTTGATCACCGCTGCATACACCCTTTGAATCGGGTTCGTTCCTGCCTTAGTTTGGGATTAACATTGGAGGACGTGAAATCCAAGCTGCGAGCTTTTGAAAATCCAGAGAACAAAAATAAAGACAAACCAGCCCAAAAGTACTTGAATTGTCTTCGTATATTTTTAGAGAACCAACTTACGGATATGTTCACTAGTACATATGTGAGGTTGCCGTCTCGTCCATCTTTGTCTAATTCGATTGATGCAATTCGTTCACGTATAAAAAGCGGCATCGAACCATTCAATCTACAGGTTTTTACAATTCTAGTTGGTGATCAAGCCTTAACAAGCGGGAGTGAATTTCTAGACCTTATGAATGAAAGTCACCACGGAAGAAATGAAACCATCACATTTAATGATGTCTTTACAATATTAACAACGTGCAAACGAGTTCACCGTAATGTGGATCGGGCACATGAGCAATGCGAATTATGGATGCTGCGGGATCCACCCCTTGCTGCTCTAAATCAGCCCTCCGGACCAACGCCTGTCCGGGTTCCCTCAAGTAGAGTGCCAATAGTCTCGGATTTGGCAGCATTTATGGGGCAAGAACTAATTCCTGATGAGACTATTAATGGTGATGAGTTTTCTTTCGAAGCCTTTGATCACCATGCCGTCTACAATATTAATACGCATAACTTCGGATTCGCCGGAGCGAGGGGCTGTAAGGCGATCGTAGATTGCGCAGATAACGCAAGGCAAGCAGATGATTCGTTGGTAATTGCACTACACAGAGATAGTATTTATGCTAGACGGTTAGCAAGGCAGGATAGTCGGCCCGAGATCGTATCGTTGACATCAGAGGCTATAGATCCTCGCAAACGTCTGCCATCCTTGCTCCTTCCGACAGCGGAAGTGCGGTTGCTCCCGGTTGTAGGAATACTATTCGATGACCAACCGACTTCCTTTCAGTTGCGTGGAGAAGCAGTGTTAGAGGAGTATTCACCTATTTTGGAGCGTGTGGATCTGGTTTTTCGAGTTTCTGGAGACAGCGCCTCACCATTGGCATTAGACGGACAATGGTTGCTCGGAGGAAAGGTGGTTTCACCGGATCAACTGGCAGATCTCAAAGGCCGCATCGTTGCGATCAGCACATCGGAAGGCAATTATTTAAAGCGCATCGGGAACACGCTTTCTGGGGCAAGTCATGTGCGGTTCTTTGAGCCGATCGGTGTACATGGCGAATCCAAGCTGATTGTCACAGAAGAAGATCAAGACGGATTTAGCATGATTCCATCGTTACAGTCGGCAAGGCTAATCCTGGGTGTCATATACGAACAGGCGGAGTAG